The genomic DNA CAAAGCCTCTATCGCAATGTCGAGCCCACCAGCGTGACTCCATTCTCGCCGCAAGCGCGCGAGCGTGGCCTGATGGGCGTATTCGTCGCTTTGTCTCGCCTCATCGCCGAGGTTGAAAGTCCTGATGCCGTCGCCTCGTTCGTCAACGACGTGGAAGACCAGATCGAGGCGATCCTGGCGCGCGTCGAGCGAATCGACCGCGACGAAGCCGATGACACGCGTGTCGAGCTCGAGGCGGCGCTTGCCGAATGGCGTGCTTATAAGCCCCCGGAATGGGGACGGATGGGCGGTACGCCGACCGATCTCACCCTAATGTATCCGTTCGGCTCTGTGCCCGACGATACGTTCCAGCGTCACGCTTGGCCCGTGCCCACGTCGATGCGAAACGTCGACGGCACCTCAAGCGGCCGTGTGATCACCATCTATCCGACACCCGCCGAGGAAGAAGCATGAAGGAACGCGCGGAATTTCGCACTTCACAAGGGGTTGTACCGTTCGGCGTCGGAGCGATCATCGACTTTCTCGACGAATCGCTGATGTCCGCTGGACTGGATGCGTGGCCATATGAGCTCGCTGACCCCTCGGTGAAACCGGAGATTCTCAAATCGAGCCAAGTGGTCGACGGCCGATTGGCGCGCCGGTTGAGCGCCGAGCTCGGTCGTCCTATCGATTTTTTCCTGAGCCCAACCGAGGCTCCTGACATCGCCCCGCGCGGCACGCCGCACCTCGACCGCGCCGACATGCCATTCGTCCGTTTCCCCAATTGGCATTTCTGCCCGCGTTGCCGGCATCTCAAGCATGTGCCGTGGAACACGCCGTGGCGTTCCGAAGGCCTGCGTTGCCATAACCCCGGCAGGCGCGCCGAAGGCGAAGCGAAGCCATGCTCGGAGCTGCCGGCCAAGCGCCGTCCGCGCCTGTCGCCCGTTCGCTTCGTCACTGCCTGCGAGGCGGGCCACATGATGGACTTTCCGTGGCACGAATGGGCGCACTCCGGCGACATACCCGCTTGCGCGCCCGAGACGGCGCAGCTGTACCTCTATTCGACCACAGCGGCCGGCCTCGCTGGCGTCGTCGTCAAATGCACGAGCTGCGGCTCGTCACGCTCAATGGCAGGCGCGTTTCAGCGAGACGCGCTGCGGGGCATGGCGACGCCCTCATGCTGCGGCGAACGCCCCTGGCTTGGTCCCGACGGCACTGTCGACTGCCCGTCATTGGTTCCGCAGACGATCCAGCGTGGTGCTTCAAACTCATACTTCGCCAAGCTGACGAGTTCGATCCTGATCCCTCCCTATTCCGCCAAGGTCCAGCAGGTCCTAGACCGCCCCGACATTTGGGACGAGATCACGTCGTTCACGGTGGAGGGGAAGCCTCACCTGCCGTTCCTCAAGACAAAGGCTCGGAACCTAGGACTTGACGAGGACGCGTTTATCGCCGCAGTCCTCCAGCGGCTGAGCGGCGACGGAACGGCCGCGGCCGACACCTACACCGACGAGACCCGCTACCGCTTTGACGAGTACAAGGCCTACACGGGCGCTCGCCCCCCGGAGCTCGAGCGGCACGACTTCGACACGAAGGCATGCGACGTCCGCGGCTACGAGCCTTGGTTCGCGCAAGCCTTCGAGGCCGTCGTGCTAGTTCGACGGCTGCGCGAAACACGTGTGCTGACCGGTTTCACGCGGCTGGTACCGCCTGACGCCGCAGGCGGCGCGCTTGCTGCGCTCTCGCTCGCTCCCAAACGTTGGCTGCCCGGCTTTTCGGTGCGGGGAGAAGGCATCTTCCTCCAGTTCTCGCGCGAGCGCCTCGCCGCGTGGCGGGCTTTGCCGGAGATCGAGGCGCGCGTCGGCGGGCTTCAGACGCAGCTGACGCGGCTCGCCGTGGAGCGCGGGCGACCCGTTCGTGTGATCACGCCCGCGTACCTCCTTATTCACAGCTTCGCCCATCTTCTTATCCGCCAACTGGCCTTCGAGTGCGGCTATGATTCCTCAAGTCTTCGTGAGCGCCTCTACGTGTCCGACGATTCTGCCCATCCGATGGCGGGCCTGCTCGTCTATACCGCGAGCGGCGATTCCGAAGGAACGCTCGGCGGCTTGGTGCGCCAGGGGGAGGCGGGCCGTCTCGACGCGACCGTCAGAGCGGCGCTTGCCAACGCTGCGATTTGCTCGTCCGATCCCTTATGCATCGAGAGCGAAGGCCAAGGCACCAACGCGCTCAACCGCGCCGCTTGCCACGCCTGCGCGCTGCTCCCCGAAACGAGCTGCGAAGAGGGCAATCTGCTGCTTGATCGGGTCGTCGCAATCGGCACCCCGGAGAACTCCGGACTCGGCTATTTCGGAAGCGTGATGATCTAGCTCATCCGTTTTGGCGGCTCACCCGAAAGTAACGCGACGTGCCCACGCCTTTGGTAAAACGCGGTTGATCGAAGGCCTGCGGCTTCACATACCAAACTTGGCTGATCGGCCGCACGGCTGAGGCGATGGCCGCCGCAGTCGCCTGCATCTTATTTCCAGTCAGCCCGATTTCATAATCGAGCCCTCCGCGCACGAACCAACCCTCATGTTGGCGAAGCAGGATCCCAACCAATTCAGAGAGGTTACCCGCATCCGCTGACGCAACAACCCCGCCCGGCGTATCTTCAAGCGCGACCCGAGCGGCGATACCTCCAACGCGCGCCCGCGAGGTTTCCGCCACGTCGGTTATGACCTGGACCGCATCATACTCGCGTGCACCGGTGATATGGAGAAGCCGCTCGTGCCTGGGCGAGGCGAAGGCGGACAGGGCCCGCAGCCGTGTTCTGTCCGACTCGGCGGCAAGCAGCGGTATCGATTGATATGGCCCAGTCTCGCCAGTCAGCACATCGCGCAACGCAGTCAATAGAAGATGATGATCGGATGCGCTATATGCGTCCAAGACGGTCTTCAGGTCGGTTTCAAGGGGATAATATTGGGCTGCGCTGGTGTAGGCGATGAGAAGTTCCTCGTTAGTGCGCATCCCCGCCCGGACAAAGGAGAACAGAGCGGGCTTGACCAGTCCGGTGACGTCGACCACCGCTCGGCCGCCGAGTTGAGGAGACTTTCCATCCGAAAGCGAGCCATAGGAGATTTCTTCAAGCGGAATACCCCGCTCTCGGACGGCACGGCACATCGCGTCAGCATGCCCGTCGTTCTCATATCGCAATGCAAGGACGCGGCGGGCTTTGATTAGCGACAACAACCGCAGAGTCGACTCAAAGGTGCGCTCTTCAAAGCCCAATCCCACTACGAGATCGTCGACCACGATATCGCTAAGAGCATCGGCTTTCAGCTCTTCGATTGAAGGCGCTGGTGGAAACACCAAAGGCAGCCCTTCGTCGAGGCGGACTTGTAGGTCCGGCTTTAGTTGCGCGAGAAGGTCCATCTGAATGCCCGCGGCACGCGGAGCAGGTTCGAATCGGCGCGGCTCATCCTCCGAATCCGCTTCCGGAAGGTCTTCGCTGTACTCCTCGTATTGGCCCGTCGACAAATTACGCAGCAAGACCTCGCGACCTGCCTCTGGTTCCGCAAGCCAGCGCTCAAGATCTTCTCCTGAAAGCTCGAAGCGATCGCGGTCAGACAGTCCGATGTAGTTGGCTAAACCGTATAACTTACGAAAACTAAGCTTGAATTGGTGTACCGGATCCGAATCATGCGTTTTCGTCCGTGCGGTTCCGCCAGTGAATACGAACACCCCCGCATCAACCAGTTCACGAAGCCTGTTCATCTGTGTCTGCAGTTCACCGGAAGTCACACGGACGTAGAGCGACGTATATTGCCGAATCCGTCCTGTCGGCTTGCCTTTGCCGGACTCCATAAGAAGCTGGTGTGATGCTTCGGCAAACTGCAACGCTACCGTCTTGAGGTCGCTGCCCCGCCGATCGAGGCTGTAGAGATGTCGGGCGCAAAAATCCTGGAATACTTCATGCTGTCGTTCGGGCGAGACGGGCAAGCCCGATCGGTTACCCGTCAGGATTTCCTGATAGATCTGAATGACGGCCCCGATATCACCTACACACACACCTGCAAGAGCACGCAGGCCGTGATACAGCCGCTTGCGTTCCCGCGACCGCATCTGCGTCTCAGCGATCACGCGAGCAATTGACTCGAGATCGACGTCGCCCAGGACATCCACGGAACTTTGGCTGGGGTGACCGGGAAAAAGGCGAGCTCGCGCGTCGAGAATCTTTGTAACGAACGTTTTCCCACTGCGATCTTTGAGGCGTGTCTGAACCTCCGCTCCTAAGTCGAACGTATTAAAGTCACGGCCGGCCGCTGCTGGATGGACTTGGCCGGGAGACTTCAAACTGAGGAAGATGGTCTGCGCCTCCGAGGTCAGCTTGAACGCGCAATGCGCGTGTTGGAACAGCAGGGCGGAAAGTAGATCCTCGACCCGATCGGGATCGAGGTAGCGCGTCGAAACATCGTCTAGAAGAAACAGAATCTGTGCATCGTTCCAGATCGGCGCCGCTCGTCGCAGGGCTTCTGCAAGCTGCGGGAAGGCAGTGTTGGGATTTGTTGCGAGACGCAGGCCGGAATCGCTGCGGCTGACTCGAACGAGCAGGTCGCTCATCGCCCGTTCCAGTTGTTCTACCGTCGTCACAGACTCGATTGCCGGAGGGGGCATCAGCGAATCAGTAACCGCCCGAATCAATCCGACACCAGCGTCGAAGGAGAGTACTCCGCCGTTAAGATCTTGGAGGTGCGCCATTGCCCGTGCTCCTTGCGCCGCATAAGCGACGAGAAGCCTGGCGAATAGTTCCTCGGTCGAAGGCCGGTCAGCGCGCGGATCAACAGGGATAAGGCGCTGCGCTGATACGAACAGTCCGACATATCCATCGTCCGTCACCCGGCGCAGCGCGTCCTTGTCCGTTTCCTTTGGCAATACAGCCGCACGGGCGTGAAACTGCAGCGAATGGAGAAGCATTGTTTTTCCGCAACCCCGCATTCCCGTCATGACGAGTGGTCCGGGCGCACTGACCTTTTTGAGCCATGCACCCTCCGGATCGACTATGAGCTGCGGCACGTACCATGCATCGAGGGTCTGCGCGTTGTAGGACTCTGCAAATGTGCGCAGCACGGTCTGATTGCGCCAAGGGCGCCACGGCTCGGCAGTGCGATGATATTGCTCGCGGATACCCGCGATAGTGTCGTCGGCGGACGGCGTACGTTGGTGCTCCGTTGCTGCGGCGAGCCCCTGTGCGATGCCGTGGAGCTTTAGTCCGATGCGCTTATCCAGATCAGGGGCTGCGTCCCCATCCGACAACAGTCGGTCGGCCATCGCGTGGATATGGCGACCGATCCAGTGCAGATCACCAAGATGAATGCCACCCGAGCGGCGATCTCCTGCAACTGAGCCGAGATCGATTGCGACGGCGCGGATCGCCGGTTCGATCGCGTCTGCCCGTTTGTGTCCCGTCGGCAGATCCCGAACGATGATGTTGGCCGCGTGCAAGTCATTGTGATGGACCTTTAGGCGCTCGAACTCTTCTTTCATCCTGAAGAGGTCACATGCGATCTGTGCTGCCCGCGCCGCCGAAAGTGAGCGTGCGCCGGACAGATACCTCGCCAACGTGTCGCCCTCGACGAATTGAAGTACGGCGACATGACAGCTCAGCGTGATGTCTCTGAAGGCGATGTGGCAGTCGAACATCTGCTCGACTGCGACGACGTGATCCGCGCCGTCAGCAACTTCGGCGTGAAGTTCAGTCTCTTTTGCGAAATCCTTCCCGAACTTTCGATAAAGCTCGACAGGGCTTACTTTCAGAACCCTAAGAGCGCGATTGAGACCCGTCCGCGGTTTCGCGACGAAGGTCGCCGCATAGAAGCCGCGACCCAGCGAACGCAGAACGTCGAAATCGCCGATTTCAGTGGGCGTCCATGCTAACGGGAAACCGTATTCTCGGCCGCAATGGGGACACAACTCGTCGAGCCGTTTCTCCCGCTGATCATAGTCGGGGCAGGTGAAACAACAGAATTTTCCGATCTCCGACACCGATCTCCCTCTCGTGTACTGCTAGAGTCAAACGATGTAACGCTCTTCGTCCGCCAACGCTATCGTGTCGGCTACGGGATCGTCCAGCATTGGCCATGCCCCCTTCGCGACAACGGATAGCGAAACACAACGGATAGCGGAAGGTTGACCCGTGACTACGATTGAGTATAGTCAATAGGGGTAAAGGGGGGCGGTCAGCCTATGAGTAGTGACGGCGATCTATATATTGCCGAGGCTGCAGCGGCTGCCGGAATCTCGAAGCCGACGTTGCTTCGATGGATCAAAGACGGGAAGGTTCATGACGCTCGCCAGCGCGACCGAAACGGTTGGCGCATCTTTTCGCCGGACGAGGTAGAGCAGATCAAGGCGCGCGCAGCGTCCACCAGACCGGCAACAAAAGCATGACGGCTCCATCGTCCAGCGAAGCGCCGCGCCAGCATCCAGCCTTCCTTGCCGTGGATTTCTTCTGCGGCGCCGGCGGCACCACTCGTGGTCTAATCGACGCGGGCGGCTATGTCATCGCTGGGGTCGATAAGGATAGTCGCTGCAAGCAGACCTACGTCAAGAATAATCCGAACACCACGATCGATTTCGCAGCGCCACGGTTCATCCGGCGCGATATTTTTCCTGCGACGAAAGCCTATCCGGACGGAGAACAGACGGAGTTGTTCGAGGAGTTGGAGGAGTTGATCGACAAGTATCGTCGTGAAGCTCCGGATACTCCGCTGATGTTCGCGATCTGCGCGCCTTGCCAACCGTTCACGAAGCTCTCTCGGAAGGAACTAAGCGATGCTCGAAAGTTGGGTCGGGAGCGTGATAGCAATCTCTTGAGAGAAGCTGCAAAATTCGTTGCGCGCTTTCGCCCAGAGATGATCCTGTCTGAGAACGTCCAAGGAATCGGTGAGCCGAAGTATGGAGGCGTCTGGGAGGATTTCCGTCGTCAGCTTCGGAAACTTGGCTATGCTACCGGCAGCAACGTCATTTGTACGTCCAACTTCGGCGTGCCCCAATACCGTAAACGATCGATCCTGATCGCAGTACCCAGGGAGATGGCGCGGGCCGAATTGCTAGTTTCGGATGAAGTCGATGCCGATCTCGTCGTACCGAAGGAGGATTCTCAGGCGGCCGTCCAAACGGTGAGATCGGCGATTGGACATTTACCGGCGCTCGCGGCTGGGGTTCAGCATTCAGCGATCCCCAACCACAAAACCCGGACATTGAGCGACCTCAATCTGAAACGGCTGGCGGCTGCGAAACCCGGTCAGTCAAATGCCTATCTCGAAGTTACGCCTGACGGGGACCTTTCGCTTGCGTGCCACCGGAAAGTGAATGCAAAGCTCAATGTCCGGTGTTTCACCGATGTATACACACGTATGGATCCCGACAGACCATCGCCGACGATTACGACCAAATGCCACAGCATCTCGAATGGTCGCTTCGGACATTTTGACACGAGACAGTTACGGGGCATTTCTTTACGCGAAGCCGCGATCTTACAGTCGTTTCCGCAAGACTACGTTTTTTACCCGACTGACATGATCGAGCCGATCGCCCGAATGATCGGTAACGCGGTGCCACCACGGCTTGCGGAATATTTTTCACGTTATCTCTCTGGCTCGATCGCTCCAGCCGATACATGAAGCTGCGACAGAACGAGTTGCACACCTTCCTCCAGGGCGCATTCCCACACGATCACGACCCGCCATCCGAGAGCCTCCAGCTTCGTTCGAACCACCTGATCGCGTTCCATATTGCGTTTAAGCTTCGGTGTCCAAAACTCAACGTTTGACCGAGGTCGACGCCCGCGGGGGCAATTATGTCCATGCCAGAAGCAACCGTGAACGAGCACGACCATTCGGTGTTTGGGTAGAACGAGATCGGGTGATCCGGGCAAATCCCGACGGTGAAGGCGAAAGCGAAGACCAGCTGCGTGCAAAGCGTGACGCACGAATAATTCGGGCGCCGTATTTTTTTGGCCAACACGCGCCATTATGCGCGAGCGCTGTTCCCCTCTTAGACGATCCACCATCGCGCGAATATAGCAATGAGTGACTACTCCGCTATCACTGAAAAGAACCGAAATCGAACTGGGTCGACGCTGACAGCGTATCGTTCCGCACGCGCACGCCCCGGATGCCTGTGCGAATAGGTGCCGCTCAAAATCTTCGACGGAACCCTATGACAGCGGCGACGATCTTCGATGACGGCATCGGCGTGTCCGCCGAGGACTTCATCGAGAAGCGGTTAGTGATAGGGACCCTCGCATCCTCCGACGTATTTGATCTGAAGGATTTTCGAGAACTCGAACATAACGTCCAAGGCGCGTTTGATGAAGCGAAAAAGCCGACGTGTTTCGCGGATAAGGTTGACCAAACGGGGTTCCATTGGCCGTCGCGCGTTTACCACCCGCTCAGTCACAGAGGATGTGCCGCTGCCCTCAATTTGCGGCCTGTGAGGTGCGAATTCTAACCCTCATCCCAAAGCGCGCATCTCAGATGTCCATGTCCTCTCGAGAAATAATGGCATTTGTTCCGATTGCGGCAGCCACTCTCGGGATTATCGAGAAAATTGGGATTTGCGATCAAGTCTCGGCACAACCCGATATGCATATTGGTAGGAAGCTTATCTGTCCTCGGTTGCCCCGCTTGGCCCGACAAAATGAAAGCTTTTCTGGGATTGCGCTCGGCGACGGCGCGACTGTCAGCAATACGATCTACCCGAACTTCGTACCGAGACGGATAGATTAATCGCTTGTCGATGTTGTAGAAGCCCGAAGAGAGATCGATGTAATCGAACGGCAACGCCGCGACGCGGTTATGAAAACGGTCGGCGCCTGTAGCATCGAAGTCGGCATCGCCGGTTCGTAGCGATATCCGGATCGAACTTTCGACTTGCGAAGATGCAAGTCTGGCGGCGAGGCCCGCCAGCCGGTCGAGCACTCTTTCGGCATCGCCGTTGATGCGGTCGTCGATAAGCAGACTCAGAAGATAACCATGCGCGGCATGGCATTGGATATGGCGAAACCCGTGTTCGATTGCCATCTGCGCTGCCCCGTCGAACGCGCTGAGGGTACGGTCGATTCCGGAGGCACTAATATCCCTAACGAGTACTCGAGCGGCGGCGATGACCTGGGCGGGATCGGCTCTAACGAACTTTCTCATCCCGACGTAGCCTTCCCATGCCGTTGCGAGCTGGATACCCGGCAGGCTACCTTTCTCAGCAATAGCATTCGCGACCGCCGCCCAAATGCCGTCGCTGGTCAGCGTCGGCGTTGTGGTATTGCTGCTATAACCGCCAGGCACCACAACATTGCCCACGATCGCGCAATGCAACCCGGAGGATGCACGGTGTCGATAGAAATCGACATAACGGTCGTCGGGCAACCCATTCGTAACATAGCCCGTGTTGACGCCCAGGAAAAATGTTCGCCTATCTATCGAGGCTGCGGTAGCGCTCGTCATTGCGTCCGATCTTCGCAAGAATCTCCTGCTCGAGGTCGCCGCCGAGGATCGTCACGAGCCGGAAGATGTAAATGGCCGCATCTGCAAGCTCTTCACGAAGGGCTGGAGCGGCGTTGCCGAGCGTCGGTCCAGCATAGCCGGCCGTTGTTCGGGCAAGCATAACTTTTTTGAGCAAGTTCGAAAATTCTCCCACCTCGCCGAACAGCCCAACGAGATCACGCATCAGTTGCTCCTCGCGCGTCGCATCGCTCTCGAAATCAACCTTAAAGCCGCGACGGCGGTCGCGTTCAATCTGCTCGCGGATGAGGGCCGACAGATCCATGCTCACGTCTTTCGAATATAAGTCACGAAAAGCGTACCAATCCCGATTATGGCGCTCGCCACTAGGTTGGTAGTGATAGCATCGATGTTGTTCATCCAATTATTCCGTATCGCAAAGAGCGCGCCAGCATTAAGGAATATCGCCAACCCAAGGCCGAAGGTGATCCAGAGCTGGGTTCGTTCCAGCCGCCGAATGATTGTTCGGGTAGCGGCAGGGAGCAGCGCCAACGCCTCGTCACGTTCTTTTCCGACGCGCTTATCGTTTTTGACGTCGGCGTAGGTTTTTAAAAGATGCGTCTTTATTGGCCAAATCCCGGTGCGAAAACCGTGCTGGCCGTCATAGGATTTTATAACCGTCCCCGAAAGTCGAGTGAAATCGGCCTTGGCGATCGTCTGTCCCTGCGGCAGCTCGATATATTTGTCGCTAACATTCTCAGTCACAATTCCGAGGTTGCCGCTGAAACCGGGATCCGCATAGGTGGCGACCGGGCTGAGCCCGATGCTGAACAGTGAACCTTTCGAGACAATGCGCATAAGTATGTCATTTGGGATGTCGACATCTTCGGCCGTGATCAGCACCACTCTATGGCCCGGCTTGATCAGAATCTTCTCGTCGGGCTCAAGCTCGAATCGTTTTGCATTCTCGCTGAGGTCATAATAGACGTTACCCATTCGGAGTTCGTAGCAGGCGCCAGCGAGCCCCTTAACCTCCGCATTGTGAATCAGCCGATCGGCGTCGATTTCAGCACGTATCTCGCCGTCGGTTAATGTCGGCATCCCATTCTCCTTTATCGGCACGGCATTGCTGACCAACGCACAGAATGCCGATGTAACAACCGCTTTTTATCCCCAAAAGCCGAGGAGCTGCAAACGGGCAGTTTCGGTTGCTCAACCACACGCTCGGGCGATAGCCGCTTCTGCCGCATTCGCGCATTTGCCACTGGGCAGCGCCTATTTGGGGAGTGATGGTCTTGGCCCTCTCTCCCCCGCCAATGCCGCCTGCGCGAGTGCGGGGCAGTCCGCTCGCAAGGCGACACATAGCCGTCACCTTCCCCCTTTTGATCCGATCCGCCTCGCTCGGTGCGCAGCGCAGCCCTGCTCGCCTGCATTGGCGCCCCTCTCTTCTGCGCGCTCACGCGCCCCCGGGAGGCATGTCGGGGGACATGCCTTCGGCATTTAAGAGAGAAAGATCAGGACAACGGCAAGGACATCGAATAAGAAGGCCGCCGCCGTGCCAGTGGCGGATCAGACGGAAACGGCGAGCGCGTCCGCGAACGTGGAAGCGGCGACGATCCCGGTCAGTGCGACGGAGGTTTTTGTACCGCTCGACAAACTCAAGCAGTCACCGCGCAATGCGCGGAAGACCCAGCACCGTGAGGCTGAAATCGAAGCCTACGCGGCCAGCATTGCCGCCAAGGGCATGTTCCAGAACCTCGTTGTGGAGCCGGAGCTTGGCACGGACGGCCAGCCGACCGGCTGCTATTTCGTCACTGTTAGCGAAGGCGGGCTGCTGGCGAAGTTGCTGAGCATGAAGCGCCAGGAGACCAGGAAAAGCGAGCCAATAGGCTGTGCCGTCAATATGGCGAATGATCCGCACGAGATCGACCTGGACGAGAAGGCATCCGCTCGGCATGCATCCTGCACCAGTTCGAAGCTGTCTGCGAGCTTGAGCGGCGTCGCCGCGTCGGCCATGAGGCGGGATCGCTGTTGCCCTGGCTGCATCCCGAGCTCAAGAAACTCGGCCTGCCGGCCGTCTGCCTGGAGACGCAGCAGGTGCGCGCCGCACTGTCGGCGCAGCGCAACAAAAACCGACAAGGCCGATGCGCTCGGTATCGCCCACATCATGCGCACGGCTGGTTCCGACAGGCCCATATCAAGTCGGAAAGCTGCTATCGGACCAAGCTACTGCTGACGCACGGGCGTAATTTGAAGGCCAAGTTCCTCGACTTGGAGAACGCCATACGCCACTCGCTGAAGGCATTCGGCATCCGGCTCAGCAAGGTCGGGCGACGGGCTTTCGAGCAGGCGGTGCGCACCGCGGTGGCGGAGGATCCGCTGTCGAGCGAGCTGATGGACGCCATGCTGTCGGCACGCGCAGCGCTGTGGAGGCAGTATTGCCGGCTGCACGATCTCGTCGTCAAAATGGTGGCCCGCAGCGAACTATGCCGACGCTTCATGGCAATCCCCGGCGTCGGCCCGGTGACGGCACTTTCGTTCATGACGGCGATCGATGATCCGTCGCGCTTCCGCCGCTCACGCGACGTCGCGGCCTACTTCGGGCTGACTTCGCGGCGATGGCAGTCGGGCACCTCGATCGACGTTCAGGGTCGCATATCGAAAGCCGGCGACGCCGATGTTCGACGCTCGCTCTACGAGGCGGCGTCGGGGCTGATGACGCGCTTCAAGGGCTCCGACAAGGTCAAGAACTGGGGCCAGGCGATCGCCAAACGCTCCTGCCACCGCAAGGCCTGTGTCGCGGTGGCGCGCAAGCTGGCGGTGATCATGCACGCCATGTGGAGCGACGGCACGTTCTATGTCGGCGATTCCGCGGCAAGCCAAGCGGATACCGGCCGGCGTGCCAATGAGAAGGCCCGCAAGCTGCTGGGAGCGCATCGATGAGCAGAAGGTCGACAGTTGAAACGCATGGCGTCCGCACGCTGACGGGCGCCATCTGACACAAGGAATCCGCCCCGGCGGATGAGGACTGATGCAGACCAGGAACGACGGAACGCACGTTATCTTGCCTGCGGCCGCG from Mesorhizobium sp. M1E.F.Ca.ET.045.02.1.1 includes the following:
- a CDS encoding DUF1998 domain-containing protein, which translates into the protein MKERAEFRTSQGVVPFGVGAIIDFLDESLMSAGLDAWPYELADPSVKPEILKSSQVVDGRLARRLSAELGRPIDFFLSPTEAPDIAPRGTPHLDRADMPFVRFPNWHFCPRCRHLKHVPWNTPWRSEGLRCHNPGRRAEGEAKPCSELPAKRRPRLSPVRFVTACEAGHMMDFPWHEWAHSGDIPACAPETAQLYLYSTTAAGLAGVVVKCTSCGSSRSMAGAFQRDALRGMATPSCCGERPWLGPDGTVDCPSLVPQTIQRGASNSYFAKLTSSILIPPYSAKVQQVLDRPDIWDEITSFTVEGKPHLPFLKTKARNLGLDEDAFIAAVLQRLSGDGTAAADTYTDETRYRFDEYKAYTGARPPELERHDFDTKACDVRGYEPWFAQAFEAVVLVRRLRETRVLTGFTRLVPPDAAGGALAALSLAPKRWLPGFSVRGEGIFLQFSRERLAAWRALPEIEARVGGLQTQLTRLAVERGRPVRVITPAYLLIHSFAHLLIRQLAFECGYDSSSLRERLYVSDDSAHPMAGLLVYTASGDSEGTLGGLVRQGEAGRLDATVRAALANAAICSSDPLCIESEGQGTNALNRAACHACALLPETSCEEGNLLLDRVVAIGTPENSGLGYFGSVMI
- a CDS encoding DNA cytosine methyltransferase; amino-acid sequence: MTAPSSSEAPRQHPAFLAVDFFCGAGGTTRGLIDAGGYVIAGVDKDSRCKQTYVKNNPNTTIDFAAPRFIRRDIFPATKAYPDGEQTELFEELEELIDKYRREAPDTPLMFAICAPCQPFTKLSRKELSDARKLGRERDSNLLREAAKFVARFRPEMILSENVQGIGEPKYGGVWEDFRRQLRKLGYATGSNVICTSNFGVPQYRKRSILIAVPREMARAELLVSDEVDADLVVPKEDSQAAVQTVRSAIGHLPALAAGVQHSAIPNHKTRTLSDLNLKRLAAAKPGQSNAYLEVTPDGDLSLACHRKVNAKLNVRCFTDVYTRMDPDRPSPTITTKCHSISNGRFGHFDTRQLRGISLREAAILQSFPQDYVFYPTDMIEPIARMIGNAVPPRLAEYFSRYLSGSIAPADT
- a CDS encoding very short patch repair endonuclease, whose protein sequence is MVDRLRGEQRSRIMARVGQKNTAPELFVRHALHAAGLRFRLHRRDLPGSPDLVLPKHRMVVLVHGCFWHGHNCPRGRRPRSNVEFWTPKLKRNMERDQVVRTKLEALGWRVVIVWECALEEGVQLVLSQLHVSAGAIEPER
- a CDS encoding IS110 family transposase, with amino-acid sequence MPWLHPELKKLGLPAVCLETQQVRAALSAQRNKNRQGRCARYRPHHAHGWFRQAHIKSESCYRTKLLLTHGRNLKAKFLDLENAIRHSLKAFGIRLSKVGRRAFEQAVRTAVAEDPLSSELMDAMLSARAALWRQYCRLHDLVVKMVARSELCRRFMAIPGVGPVTALSFMTAIDDPSRFRRSRDVAAYFGLTSRRWQSGTSIDVQGRISKAGDADVRRSLYEAASGLMTRFKGSDKVKNWGQAIAKRSCHRKACVAVARKLAVIMHAMWSDGTFYVGDSAASQADTGRRANEKARKLLGAHR